From a single Aricia agestis chromosome 17, ilAriAges1.1, whole genome shotgun sequence genomic region:
- the LOC121735619 gene encoding kinesin-like protein unc-104 isoform X4, translated as MSSVKVAVRVRPFNSREIARDCKCIIEMSGNTTVILNPKLPPNNKEGAKSFNFDFSYWSHNPSDPEFSSQIMVYKDIGEEMLQHAFDGYNICIFAYGQTGAGKSYTMMGRGEDGQEGIIPQICKDLFRRIRQTTSDDLTYSVEVSYMEIYCERVRDLLNPKNKGNLRVREHPALGPYVEDLSKLAVMSYQDIYDLIDEGNKARTVAATNMNETSSRSHAVFTIFFTQQRHDKTTNLVSEKVSKISLVDLAGSERADSTGAKGTRLKEGANINKSLTTLGKVISALAEISASKSKKSKKADFIPYRDSVLTWLLRENLGGNSKTAMIAAISPADINYDETLSTLRYADRAKQIVCKAVVNEDANAKLIRELKEEILKLRELLKAEGIDVAEGPDGRVVYEKKEPPTTEENASPMRKKSEGEVLSPKLSRAATTIAEEAVDQLQASEKLIAELNETWEEKLKRTEQIRVQREAVFAEMGLAVKEGITVGVYSPKKTPHLVNLNEDPNLSECLIYYIKDGVTRLGTAEANVPQDIQLSGSHILSEHCIFENTDGVICLIPHRGALVYVNGREVEEPIILKTGSRVILGKNHVFRFTHPGQPREERVISNKDKELNETEREQSNTETEVASDIETVDWDYAQCELLEKQGIDLKAEMRKRLVALEEQFKREKEHADQQFEEQRKNYEARIDALQRQVEEQSVTMSMYSSYTPEDFHNDEDIFECWSAREVGLAAWAFRKWKYHQFTSLRDDLWGNAIFLKEANAISVELRKKVQFQFTLLTDTPYSPLPPELAPRDDDHEYRPGAPTVVAVEVTDTKNGATHYWTLEKLRHRLELMRAIYNMNESAYADEDAPPARTDADAYARPDAPLAQCISACANNTRLSLANLLPSRQRLELMREMYHNEAELSPTSPEHNIESVTGGDPFYDRFPWFRLVGRSFVYLSNLLYPVPLIHKVAIVNEKGDVKGYLRVAVQAVLDAEKNVCYVDNAEFAAGVKQSAKISFDDDIAPTRSRLKALTNVDKNNALNLEDRTEQDSNIKIEELAATECDADSGRGDSSLASELKEEDLPDHLTLGKEFTFRVTVLQAHSVSADYADVFCQFNFLHRNEDAFSTEPVKNAGKNTPLGFYHVQNITVPVTKSFVDYIKSQPIVFEVFGHYQQHPLHKDAKQDGVGGRLPPRRMLPPSLPISAPVRSPKWGAAAVAPPCCSSHLHSKHDLLVWFEICELAPNGEYVPAVVEHSDELPCRGLFLLHQGIQRRIRITILHEPSGDLHWSDVRELVVGRIRNTPEANEDTTDGDEDSALSLGLFPGERPTLDDRAVFRFEAAWDSSLHGSPLLNRVSGNGEVVYITLSAYLEVENCGRPAIITKDLSVVVVGRDSRIGAGRSLRRALFGSKAARADRLTGLYELSLHRALEPGVQRRQRRVLDTSGTYVRGEENLHGWRPRGDSLIFDHQRRIWRKLVYDWPLDIIDKFQWELEKMTRLEQVSRTRHFLALRERLRHGHENTVTPNDFTKTEKEVSNMAAKAAAECGHAREDVYEPWEMTPRERELATKYIKLIQGRIGHKEVETAVSPATPVDEGVSADISTPSLLSSIHSASSFELCSPERAMLERAAGWGGGAATTVGGALYVPECEEVRVSAAVARRGYLNVLQHGTHGWKKRWLVVRRPYVFMYRDERDPVERAVINLANAHVEYSEDQEQMVRMPNTFSVVSKERGYLLQTLGDKEVHDWLYAINPLLAGQIRCATGRGQRGAGRGSRAARGARGARRTHETASQWSLSSFFKSVAEARISHRPLRATRSLPRY; from the exons GCTACAACATATGCATATTCGCGTACGGACAAACTGGCGCGGGCAAGTCCTACACGATGATGGGCCGCGGCGAGGACGGCCAGGAGGGCATCATCCCGCAGATCTGCAAGGACCTCTTCCGCCGCATCCGGCAGACCACGTCAGATGACCTCACTTACTCG GTGGAAGTATCCTACATGGAGATATACTGCGAGCGAGTGCGTGATCTGCTCAACCCTAAGAACAAGGGCAACCTGAGGGTCCGCGAGCACCCCGCCCTCGGCCCTTACGTGGAGGACCTCAGCAAGCTCGCCGTCATGTCCTACCAGGATATATACGACCTTATTGACGAGGGGAATAAGGCCAG GACTGTAGCAGCAACCAACATGAACGAGACGTCGTCCCGCTCGCACGCGGTGTTCACCATCTTCTTCACGCAGCAGCGACACGACAAGACCACCAACTTGGTCTCAGAGAAG GTATCCAAGATCTCCCTAGTGGATCTGGCCGGGTCTGAGCGGGCTGACTCCACCGGCGCCAAGGGCACGCGGCTGAAGGAGGGCGCCAACATCAACAAGTCACTCACCACGCTCGGCAAAGTCATATCCGCGCTCGCTGAGATC TCG GCATCAAAAAGCAAGAAATCTAAGAAGGCGGACTTCATACCTTACCGTGACTCGGTTCTAACATGGCTTCTACGTGAGAATCTCGGCGGCAACTCCAAAACCGCCATGATAGCGGCCATATCACCCGCTGATATTAACTACGACGAGACGCTGAGTACATTGAG GTACGCGGATCGCGCCAAACAGATCGTCTGCAAGGCGGTCGTCAATGAGGACGCCAACGCCAAACTCATTCGAGAACTCAAGGAGGAGATACTCAAACTGCGCGAGCTGCTCAAGGCGGAGGGCATAGACGTCGCTGAAG GACCCGATGGTAGAGTCGTTTATGAAAAGAAAGAACCGCCTACCA CAGAGGAGAACGCGTCGCCGATGCGCAAGAAGAGCGAGGGCGAGGTGCTGTCGCCGAAGCTGTCGCGAGCCGCCACCACCATCGCCGAGGAGGCGGTCGACCAGCTGCAGGCTTCGGAGAAGCTTATTGCAG AACTAAACGAGACTTGGGAGGAGAAGCTCAAACGCACGGAACAGATACGAGTGCAGCGCGAGGCCGTTTTTGCTGAGATGGGTCTAGCTGTGAAGGAGGGTATAACAGTCGGTGTATACTCGCCCAAGAAGACTCCACATCTTGTCAACTTGAATGAGGACCCGAATTTGTCGGAATGCCTCATTTATTATATCAAGGATG GTGTGACCCGGCTCGGTACAGCTGAGGCCAACGTGCCCCAAGACATCCAGCTATCTGGCTCACACATACTTAGCGAGCACTGCATATTCGAGAACACGGACGGCGTCATCTGCCTCATACCGCACCGCGGCGCGCTCGTGTACGTCAACGGCCGAGAG GTGGAGGAGCCGATAATCCTGAAGACCGGTTCCCGGGTGATCCTGGGCAAGAACCACGTGTTCCGGTTCACGCACCCCGGCCAGCCGCGAGAGGAGCGCGTCATCAGCAACAAGGACAAGGAGCTCAATGAGACGGAGAGGGAACAGAGCAATACTGAGACTGAAG TCGCGAGCGACATAGAGACAGTAGACTGGGACTACGCGCAGTGCGAACTGCTGGAGAAACAGGGCATAGACCTGAAGGCCGAGATGAGGAAGCGCCTCGTCGCCCTCGAGGAGCAGTTCAAGAGAGAGAAGGAACATGCAGACCAGCAGTTTGAGGAACAGAGAAAG AACTACGAAGCCCGCATCGATGCACTCCAGCGTCAGGTGGAGGAGCAGAGCGTCACCATGTCTATGTACAGCTCCTACACGCCGGAAGACTTCCACAATGATGAAGACATATTCG AGTGTTGGTCGGCGCGCGAGGTGGGGCTGGCGGCGTGGGCGTTCCGCAAGTGGAAGTACCACCAGTTCACCTCGCTGAGGGATGACCTGTGGGGCAACGCTATCTTCCTCAAG GAGGCGAACGCAATCTCCGTGGAGCTCCGCAAGAAGGTCCAATTCCAGTTCACCCTACTCACGGACACGCCCTACTCGCCCCTCCCACCGGAACTCGCGCCGCGCGACGACGACCACGAGTACCGCCCCGGTGCGCCCACTGTGGTCGCCGTAGAGGTTACTGATACGAAGAACGGGGCTACGCATTATTGGACGCTGGAGAAGTTGCG CCATCGCCTGGAGCTCATGCGCGCGATATACAACATGAACGAGAGCGCGTACGCAGACGAGGACGCTCCGCCCGCACGCACGGACGCAGACGCGTACGCACGGCCGGACGCGCCGCTCGCGCAGTGCATATCTGCGTGCGCGAATAACACAAGACTATCGCTTGCCAATCTCCTGCCCTCGAG ACAACGTCTCGAGCTGATGCGCGAGATGTATCACAACGAGGCGGAGCTGTCGCCGACGTCGCCAGAGCACAACATCGAGTCGGTGACCGGCGGCGATCCATTCTACGACCGGTTCCCCTGGTTCCGTCTGGTTGGACG GAGCTTCGTGTACCTATCGAACCTGCTGTACCCGGTCCCGCTCATTCACAAGGTGGCCATCGTGAACGAGAAAGGAGACGTTAAGGGTTACCTGCGCGTCGCCGTGCAGGCCGTGCTCGACGCTGAAAAGA ATGTCTGCTACGTAGACAACGCGGAATTCGCGGCGGGCGTCAAACAGTCCGCCAAGATATCGTTCGACGACGATATCGCTCCGACGCGCTCACGACTGAAGGCGCTAACGAATGTCGACAAGAACAATGCTCTGAATCTCGAAGACAGGACCGAACAGGACTCTAATATCAAGATTGAGG AACTAGCAGCTACCGAGTGCGACGCCGACAGCGGGCGCGGGGACAGCTCCCTGGCGTCGGAGCTGAAGGAGGAGGACCTGCCCGACCACCTCACCCTGGGCAAGGAGTTCACCTTCCGCGTGACAGTGCTGCAGGCGCACAGCGTGTCGGCTGACTATGCTGATGTGTTCTGCCAGTTCAA TTTCTTACACAGGAACGAGGACGCATTTTCCACAGAGCCCGTCAAGAACGCTGGAAAGAACACCCCTCTTGGATTCTACCACGTACAAAAC ATCACAGTTCCAGTAACGAAGTCATTCGTGGACTACATCAAGTCTCAGCCGATTGTTTTCGAAGTATTCGGTCACTACCAACAACACCCACTGCATAAG GACGCGAAACAAGACGGCGTGGGGGGTCGATTACCCCCTCGCCGCATGCTGCCCCCCTCTCTGCCGATATCGGCGCCGGTCCGCAGCCCCAAGTGGGGCGCGGCCGCCGTGGCCCCGCCCTGCTGCTCCTCCCACCTTCACTCCAAACACGACCTGCTCGTCTGGTTCGAGATCTGCGAGCTCGCGCCCAATGGAGAATATGTGCCGGCG GTGGTGGAGCACAGCGACGAGTTACCCTGCCGCGGACTGTTCCTGCTGCACCAGGGCATACAGCGGCGCATACGCATCACGATACTGCACGAACCCTCCGGTGATCTTCACTGGAGCGACGTGAGGGAACTCGTTGTTG GACGTATCAGAAACACACCCGAGGCTAACGAGGATACGACGGACGGGGACGAGGACAGCGCACTGTCGCTCGGCCTGTTCCCCGGAGAACGACCCACGCTGGACGACAGGGCGGTGTTCCG ATTCGAAGCGGCATGGGACAGCAGCTTGCACGGCTCACCGCTGCTCAACAGAGTTAGCGGCAACGGCGAGGTCGTCTACATCACGCTTAGTGCTTATCTCGAG GTGGAAAACTGTGGTCGACCAGCTATCATCACCAAGGATCTATCAGTGGTGGTCGTCGGGCGCGATTCTCGCATCGGCGCTGGGCGATCGCTCCGTCGCGCGCTCTTTGGCTCCAAGGCGGCACGCGCTGACCGCCTCACCGGGCTATACGAGTTGAGTCTTCACCGCGCGCTGGAGCCCG GTGTACAACGTCGTCAGAGACGAGTGCTCGACACAAGTGGCACTTATGTGCGAGGTGAAGAGAACTTGCACGGTTGGCGCCCTAGGGGCGACTCCCTCATATTCGACCACCAG AGGCGTATCTGGCGCAAACTGGTCTATGATTGGCCGCTGGACATTATCGATAAATTTCAG TGGGAGCTAGAGAAGATGACTCGACTGGAGCAAGTGAGCCGGACACGTCACTTCCTGGCGCTGCGCGAGCGCCTGCGTCACGGACACGAGAATACCGTCACACCCAACGACTTTACGAAGACAGAGAAG GAGGTGAGCAACATGGCGGCTAAGGCGGCCGCGGAGTGCGGTCACGCACGCGAGGATGTATACGAGCCGTGGGAGATGACGCCGCGCGAACGGGAACTCGCCACCAAATACATTAAACTTATACAGG GGAGGATAGGTCACAAGGAGGTGGAGACCGCGGTGTCGCCCGCCACGCCCGTTGACGAGGGCGTGTCCGCCGACATCAGCACGCCCAGCCTGCTCTCCTCCATACACAGCGCCAGCAGCTTCGA GCTATGTTCCCCGGAGCGCGCCATGCTGGAGCGCGCGGCGGGCTGGGGCGGGGGCGCCGCGACGACGGTAGGCGGGGCGCTGTACGTGCCCGAGTGCGAGGAGGTGCGCGTGTCCGCCGCCGTCGCGCGCCGCGGGTACCTCAACGTGCTGCAGCACGGCACGCACGGCTGGAAGAAGCGGTGGCTG GTGGTCCGCCGGCCGTACGTGTTCATGTACCGCGACGAGCGCGACCCGGTGGAGCGCGCGGTCATCAACCTCGCCAACGCGCACGTCGAGTACTCCGAGGACCAGGAGCAGATGGTGCGGATGCCGAATACTTTCAG TGTGGTGAGCAAGGAGCGCGGGTACCTGCTGCAGACTCTCGGTGACAAGGAGGTGCACGACTGGCTGTACGCCATCAACCCCCTGCTCGCCGGACAGATCAG GTGTGCAACAGGTCGCGGTcagcgcggcgcggggcgggggtcgcgggcggcgcggggggcgcgggggGCCAGGCGGACGCATGAGACAGCCTCACAATGGAGTCTATCCTCGTTTTTTAAGAGCGTCGCCGAAGCCAGGATATCGCACAGGCCGCTTAGAGCGACGCGCTCCCTACCCAGATATTGA
- the LOC121735619 gene encoding kinesin-like protein unc-104 isoform X9 — MSSVKVAVRVRPFNSREIARDCKCIIEMSGNTTVILNPKLPPNNKEGAKSFNFDFSYWSHNPSDPEFSSQIMVYKDIGEEMLQHAFDGYNICIFAYGQTGAGKSYTMMGRGEDGQEGIIPQICKDLFRRIRQTTSDDLTYSVEVSYMEIYCERVRDLLNPKNKGNLRVREHPALGPYVEDLSKLAVMSYQDIYDLIDEGNKARTVAATNMNETSSRSHAVFTIFFTQQRHDKTTNLVSEKVSKISLVDLAGSERADSTGAKGTRLKEGANINKSLTTLGKVISALAEISASKSKKSKKADFIPYRDSVLTWLLRENLGGNSKTAMIAAISPADINYDETLSTLRYADRAKQIVCKAVVNEDANAKLIRELKEEILKLRELLKAEGIDVAEGPDGRVVYEKKEPPTTEENASPMRKKSEGEVLSPKLSRAATTIAEEAVDQLQASEKLIAELNETWEEKLKRTEQIRVQREAVFAEMGLAVKEGITVGVYSPKKTPHLVNLNEDPNLSECLIYYIKDGVTRLGTAEANVPQDIQLSGSHILSEHCIFENTDGVICLIPHRGALVYVNGREVEEPIILKTGSRVILGKNHVFRFTHPGQPREERVISNKDKELNETEREQSNTETEVASDIETVDWDYAQCELLEKQGIDLKAEMRKRLVALEEQFKREKEHADQQFEEQRKNYEARIDALQRQVEEQSVTMSMYSSYTPEDFHNDEDIFVNPLFETECWSAREVGLAAWAFRKWKYHQFTSLRDDLWGNAIFLKEANAISVELRKKVQFQFTLLTDTPYSPLPPELAPRDDDHEYRPGAPTVVAVEVTDTKNGATHYWTLEKLRHRLELMRAIYNMNESAYADEDAPPARTDADAYARPDAPLAQCISACANNTRLSLANLLPSRQRLELMREMYHNEAELSPTSPEHNIESVTGGDPFYDRFPWFRLVGRSFVYLSNLLYPVPLIHKVAIVNEKGDVKGYLRVAVQAVLDAEKNVCYVDNAEFAAGVKQSAKISFDDDIAPTRSRLKALTNVDKNNALNLEDRTEQDSNIKIEELAATECDADSGRGDSSLASELKEEDLPDHLTLGKEFTFRVTVLQAHSVSADYADVFCQFNFLHRNEDAFSTEPVKNAGKNTPLGFYHVQNITVPVTKSFVDYIKSQPIVFEVFGHYQQHPLHKDAKQDGVGGRLPPRRMLPPSLPISAPVRSPKWGAAAVAPPCCSSHLHSKHDLLVWFEICELAPNGEYVPAVVEHSDELPCRGLFLLHQGIQRRIRITILHEPSGDLHWSDVRELVVGRIRNTPEANEDTTDGDEDSALSLGLFPGERPTLDDRAVFRFEAAWDSSLHGSPLLNRVSGNGEVVYITLSAYLEVENCGRPAIITKDLSVVVVGRDSRIGAGRSLRRALFGSKAARADRLTGLYELSLHRALEPGVQRRQRRVLDTSGTYVRGEENLHGWRPRGDSLIFDHQWELEKMTRLEQVSRTRHFLALRERLRHGHENTVTPNDFTKTEKEVSNMAAKAAAECGHAREDVYEPWEMTPRERELATKYIKLIQGRIGHKEVETAVSPATPVDEGVSADISTPSLLSSIHSASSFELCSPERAMLERAAGWGGGAATTVGGALYVPECEEVRVSAAVARRGYLNVLQHGTHGWKKRWLVVRRPYVFMYRDERDPVERAVINLANAHVEYSEDQEQMVRMPNTFSVVSKERGYLLQTLGDKEVHDWLYAINPLLAGQIRCATGRGQRGAGRGSRAARGARGARRTHETASQWSLSSFFKSVAEARISHRPLRATRSLPRY; from the exons GCTACAACATATGCATATTCGCGTACGGACAAACTGGCGCGGGCAAGTCCTACACGATGATGGGCCGCGGCGAGGACGGCCAGGAGGGCATCATCCCGCAGATCTGCAAGGACCTCTTCCGCCGCATCCGGCAGACCACGTCAGATGACCTCACTTACTCG GTGGAAGTATCCTACATGGAGATATACTGCGAGCGAGTGCGTGATCTGCTCAACCCTAAGAACAAGGGCAACCTGAGGGTCCGCGAGCACCCCGCCCTCGGCCCTTACGTGGAGGACCTCAGCAAGCTCGCCGTCATGTCCTACCAGGATATATACGACCTTATTGACGAGGGGAATAAGGCCAG GACTGTAGCAGCAACCAACATGAACGAGACGTCGTCCCGCTCGCACGCGGTGTTCACCATCTTCTTCACGCAGCAGCGACACGACAAGACCACCAACTTGGTCTCAGAGAAG GTATCCAAGATCTCCCTAGTGGATCTGGCCGGGTCTGAGCGGGCTGACTCCACCGGCGCCAAGGGCACGCGGCTGAAGGAGGGCGCCAACATCAACAAGTCACTCACCACGCTCGGCAAAGTCATATCCGCGCTCGCTGAGATC TCG GCATCAAAAAGCAAGAAATCTAAGAAGGCGGACTTCATACCTTACCGTGACTCGGTTCTAACATGGCTTCTACGTGAGAATCTCGGCGGCAACTCCAAAACCGCCATGATAGCGGCCATATCACCCGCTGATATTAACTACGACGAGACGCTGAGTACATTGAG GTACGCGGATCGCGCCAAACAGATCGTCTGCAAGGCGGTCGTCAATGAGGACGCCAACGCCAAACTCATTCGAGAACTCAAGGAGGAGATACTCAAACTGCGCGAGCTGCTCAAGGCGGAGGGCATAGACGTCGCTGAAG GACCCGATGGTAGAGTCGTTTATGAAAAGAAAGAACCGCCTACCA CAGAGGAGAACGCGTCGCCGATGCGCAAGAAGAGCGAGGGCGAGGTGCTGTCGCCGAAGCTGTCGCGAGCCGCCACCACCATCGCCGAGGAGGCGGTCGACCAGCTGCAGGCTTCGGAGAAGCTTATTGCAG AACTAAACGAGACTTGGGAGGAGAAGCTCAAACGCACGGAACAGATACGAGTGCAGCGCGAGGCCGTTTTTGCTGAGATGGGTCTAGCTGTGAAGGAGGGTATAACAGTCGGTGTATACTCGCCCAAGAAGACTCCACATCTTGTCAACTTGAATGAGGACCCGAATTTGTCGGAATGCCTCATTTATTATATCAAGGATG GTGTGACCCGGCTCGGTACAGCTGAGGCCAACGTGCCCCAAGACATCCAGCTATCTGGCTCACACATACTTAGCGAGCACTGCATATTCGAGAACACGGACGGCGTCATCTGCCTCATACCGCACCGCGGCGCGCTCGTGTACGTCAACGGCCGAGAG GTGGAGGAGCCGATAATCCTGAAGACCGGTTCCCGGGTGATCCTGGGCAAGAACCACGTGTTCCGGTTCACGCACCCCGGCCAGCCGCGAGAGGAGCGCGTCATCAGCAACAAGGACAAGGAGCTCAATGAGACGGAGAGGGAACAGAGCAATACTGAGACTGAAG TCGCGAGCGACATAGAGACAGTAGACTGGGACTACGCGCAGTGCGAACTGCTGGAGAAACAGGGCATAGACCTGAAGGCCGAGATGAGGAAGCGCCTCGTCGCCCTCGAGGAGCAGTTCAAGAGAGAGAAGGAACATGCAGACCAGCAGTTTGAGGAACAGAGAAAG AACTACGAAGCCCGCATCGATGCACTCCAGCGTCAGGTGGAGGAGCAGAGCGTCACCATGTCTATGTACAGCTCCTACACGCCGGAAGACTTCCACAATGATGAAGACATATTCG TGAATCCCCTGTTTGAGACAGAGTGTTGGTCGGCGCGCGAGGTGGGGCTGGCGGCGTGGGCGTTCCGCAAGTGGAAGTACCACCAGTTCACCTCGCTGAGGGATGACCTGTGGGGCAACGCTATCTTCCTCAAG GAGGCGAACGCAATCTCCGTGGAGCTCCGCAAGAAGGTCCAATTCCAGTTCACCCTACTCACGGACACGCCCTACTCGCCCCTCCCACCGGAACTCGCGCCGCGCGACGACGACCACGAGTACCGCCCCGGTGCGCCCACTGTGGTCGCCGTAGAGGTTACTGATACGAAGAACGGGGCTACGCATTATTGGACGCTGGAGAAGTTGCG CCATCGCCTGGAGCTCATGCGCGCGATATACAACATGAACGAGAGCGCGTACGCAGACGAGGACGCTCCGCCCGCACGCACGGACGCAGACGCGTACGCACGGCCGGACGCGCCGCTCGCGCAGTGCATATCTGCGTGCGCGAATAACACAAGACTATCGCTTGCCAATCTCCTGCCCTCGAG ACAACGTCTCGAGCTGATGCGCGAGATGTATCACAACGAGGCGGAGCTGTCGCCGACGTCGCCAGAGCACAACATCGAGTCGGTGACCGGCGGCGATCCATTCTACGACCGGTTCCCCTGGTTCCGTCTGGTTGGACG GAGCTTCGTGTACCTATCGAACCTGCTGTACCCGGTCCCGCTCATTCACAAGGTGGCCATCGTGAACGAGAAAGGAGACGTTAAGGGTTACCTGCGCGTCGCCGTGCAGGCCGTGCTCGACGCTGAAAAGA ATGTCTGCTACGTAGACAACGCGGAATTCGCGGCGGGCGTCAAACAGTCCGCCAAGATATCGTTCGACGACGATATCGCTCCGACGCGCTCACGACTGAAGGCGCTAACGAATGTCGACAAGAACAATGCTCTGAATCTCGAAGACAGGACCGAACAGGACTCTAATATCAAGATTGAGG AACTAGCAGCTACCGAGTGCGACGCCGACAGCGGGCGCGGGGACAGCTCCCTGGCGTCGGAGCTGAAGGAGGAGGACCTGCCCGACCACCTCACCCTGGGCAAGGAGTTCACCTTCCGCGTGACAGTGCTGCAGGCGCACAGCGTGTCGGCTGACTATGCTGATGTGTTCTGCCAGTTCAA TTTCTTACACAGGAACGAGGACGCATTTTCCACAGAGCCCGTCAAGAACGCTGGAAAGAACACCCCTCTTGGATTCTACCACGTACAAAAC ATCACAGTTCCAGTAACGAAGTCATTCGTGGACTACATCAAGTCTCAGCCGATTGTTTTCGAAGTATTCGGTCACTACCAACAACACCCACTGCATAAG GACGCGAAACAAGACGGCGTGGGGGGTCGATTACCCCCTCGCCGCATGCTGCCCCCCTCTCTGCCGATATCGGCGCCGGTCCGCAGCCCCAAGTGGGGCGCGGCCGCCGTGGCCCCGCCCTGCTGCTCCTCCCACCTTCACTCCAAACACGACCTGCTCGTCTGGTTCGAGATCTGCGAGCTCGCGCCCAATGGAGAATATGTGCCGGCG GTGGTGGAGCACAGCGACGAGTTACCCTGCCGCGGACTGTTCCTGCTGCACCAGGGCATACAGCGGCGCATACGCATCACGATACTGCACGAACCCTCCGGTGATCTTCACTGGAGCGACGTGAGGGAACTCGTTGTTG GACGTATCAGAAACACACCCGAGGCTAACGAGGATACGACGGACGGGGACGAGGACAGCGCACTGTCGCTCGGCCTGTTCCCCGGAGAACGACCCACGCTGGACGACAGGGCGGTGTTCCG ATTCGAAGCGGCATGGGACAGCAGCTTGCACGGCTCACCGCTGCTCAACAGAGTTAGCGGCAACGGCGAGGTCGTCTACATCACGCTTAGTGCTTATCTCGAG GTGGAAAACTGTGGTCGACCAGCTATCATCACCAAGGATCTATCAGTGGTGGTCGTCGGGCGCGATTCTCGCATCGGCGCTGGGCGATCGCTCCGTCGCGCGCTCTTTGGCTCCAAGGCGGCACGCGCTGACCGCCTCACCGGGCTATACGAGTTGAGTCTTCACCGCGCGCTGGAGCCCG GTGTACAACGTCGTCAGAGACGAGTGCTCGACACAAGTGGCACTTATGTGCGAGGTGAAGAGAACTTGCACGGTTGGCGCCCTAGGGGCGACTCCCTCATATTCGACCACCAG TGGGAGCTAGAGAAGATGACTCGACTGGAGCAAGTGAGCCGGACACGTCACTTCCTGGCGCTGCGCGAGCGCCTGCGTCACGGACACGAGAATACCGTCACACCCAACGACTTTACGAAGACAGAGAAG GAGGTGAGCAACATGGCGGCTAAGGCGGCCGCGGAGTGCGGTCACGCACGCGAGGATGTATACGAGCCGTGGGAGATGACGCCGCGCGAACGGGAACTCGCCACCAAATACATTAAACTTATACAGG GGAGGATAGGTCACAAGGAGGTGGAGACCGCGGTGTCGCCCGCCACGCCCGTTGACGAGGGCGTGTCCGCCGACATCAGCACGCCCAGCCTGCTCTCCTCCATACACAGCGCCAGCAGCTTCGA GCTATGTTCCCCGGAGCGCGCCATGCTGGAGCGCGCGGCGGGCTGGGGCGGGGGCGCCGCGACGACGGTAGGCGGGGCGCTGTACGTGCCCGAGTGCGAGGAGGTGCGCGTGTCCGCCGCCGTCGCGCGCCGCGGGTACCTCAACGTGCTGCAGCACGGCACGCACGGCTGGAAGAAGCGGTGGCTG GTGGTCCGCCGGCCGTACGTGTTCATGTACCGCGACGAGCGCGACCCGGTGGAGCGCGCGGTCATCAACCTCGCCAACGCGCACGTCGAGTACTCCGAGGACCAGGAGCAGATGGTGCGGATGCCGAATACTTTCAG TGTGGTGAGCAAGGAGCGCGGGTACCTGCTGCAGACTCTCGGTGACAAGGAGGTGCACGACTGGCTGTACGCCATCAACCCCCTGCTCGCCGGACAGATCAG GTGTGCAACAGGTCGCGGTcagcgcggcgcggggcgggggtcgcgggcggcgcggggggcgcgggggGCCAGGCGGACGCATGAGACAGCCTCACAATGGAGTCTATCCTCGTTTTTTAAGAGCGTCGCCGAAGCCAGGATATCGCACAGGCCGCTTAGAGCGACGCGCTCCCTACCCAGATATTGA